A part of Gemmatimonadota bacterium genomic DNA contains:
- a CDS encoding HD domain-containing protein, whose protein sequence is MIIRDPVHGDMSFNESERRVMDTRQMQRLRGVRQTGSAYLVYPGCVHTRFEHSLGTTAMSRRVLDVLRRGGAQIDPEQADTVALAALVHDISHLPFGHTFEDERKLFPRHDTAARMKHFLTQTEIAQALDASGLSDAVVSLLTDKSFSPTWMQEIVSSTIDADLLDYLRRDAYFAGLRQDYDDRIFSTFMLADENLAIDVTRLSTRTELLHLLRLRYFLTERVYYHHAKVSSGAMIAKAVEIATEHGLVETDLYTLTDDALFRHLLGYKDPRIDRLINGVCERRLLKRAYMISTAEVGRRGRDELIAAYNRSVESRQQVERQIADAVTINPDQVILYCPDISAIKEARVRVVTRNGLSRLNDPPDNPPFDVKVVEDQYERLWKFYIFAPEGYRERVGKVCERVFGESNALV, encoded by the coding sequence ATGATTATTCGCGATCCCGTTCACGGCGATATGTCTTTTAATGAATCCGAACGCCGGGTTATGGACACGCGGCAAATGCAACGCCTGCGCGGCGTGCGACAAACAGGATCGGCATATCTGGTCTATCCGGGCTGTGTACACACGAGGTTTGAACACTCGCTGGGGACAACGGCGATGTCGCGGCGCGTGCTCGATGTCTTGAGACGCGGGGGCGCGCAAATCGATCCCGAGCAAGCCGATACGGTCGCATTGGCCGCGCTGGTTCACGATATCTCACACTTGCCCTTTGGACATACGTTCGAAGATGAACGCAAGCTCTTTCCCCGCCACGATACAGCCGCCCGCATGAAACATTTCCTGACGCAAACAGAAATCGCGCAAGCACTCGATGCTTCGGGCCTGAGCGATGCGGTGGTTTCCCTGCTTACGGATAAATCGTTTTCACCGACCTGGATGCAGGAGATTGTGTCCAGCACCATCGATGCTGACTTGCTCGATTATTTGCGTCGCGATGCGTATTTTGCAGGCTTACGTCAGGATTATGACGACCGGATTTTTAGCACCTTTATGCTTGCCGATGAAAATCTCGCGATTGATGTGACCCGTCTCAGCACGCGCACTGAGTTGCTGCATTTGCTGCGGTTGCGCTATTTTCTTACCGAGCGCGTTTATTATCACCACGCCAAAGTGTCATCGGGTGCTATGATCGCCAAAGCCGTCGAGATCGCCACCGAACACGGTCTTGTTGAAACCGATCTTTACACTCTGACGGACGATGCCCTTTTTCGCCATTTGCTCGGCTATAAAGACCCGCGCATTGACCGTTTGATCAACGGCGTTTGCGAACGGCGGCTGCTCAAACGCGCCTATATGATTTCGACTGCCGAAGTGGGGCGCCGGGGGCGCGATGAGTTGATCGCCGCCTACAATCGATCTGTGGAGAGTAGGCAGCAGGTTGAACGACAAATCGCCGATGCTGTGACCATCAATCCCGATCAGGTTATTCTCTATTGTCCGGATATCTCGGCCATCAAAGAAGCGCGCGTGCGCGTTGTTACGCGCAATGGCTTGAGCCGCCTGAATGATCCGCCAGACAATCCGCCTTTTGATGTAAAGGTCGTGGAAGACCAGTATGAACGACTCTGGAAATTCTACATTTTTGCACCCGAAGGTTATAGAGAACGCGTTGGAAAAGTGTGCGAACGCGTATTTGGCGAATCAAATGCGCTGGTATAA
- a CDS encoding HNH endonuclease, translated as MNNKRHLSSPQMRLSFEEEQKVRREDHITVRCMQCGKRFAQPRWYIEKGMRSQFCSNGCRTHWESDEDFELVLEGRPEYRGGNWKIQADKARARDGFCCASCGITEDTLGRQMDVHHKIPYRLFDSPQEANKLSNLISLCPSCHKKIEGAGRADMPLFDRVKHRSQRSQ; from the coding sequence ATGAACAACAAAAGGCATCTATCATCGCCGCAAATGCGTCTGTCGTTTGAAGAAGAACAAAAAGTTCGGCGCGAAGACCATATCACCGTGCGATGTATGCAATGTGGCAAGCGCTTTGCTCAGCCGCGCTGGTATATTGAAAAGGGCATGCGCTCCCAATTTTGCAGCAACGGGTGCAGAACCCATTGGGAATCTGACGAGGACTTTGAACTCGTGCTGGAAGGCCGCCCGGAGTATCGCGGAGGAAATTGGAAAATTCAAGCGGACAAGGCGCGCGCGCGCGATGGGTTTTGTTGCGCCTCTTGCGGGATTACAGAAGACACGCTCGGACGACAGATGGATGTACATCACAAAATACCGTACCGGCTTTTCGACTCGCCACAAGAGGCCAATAAACTGAGCAACCTGATCAGTCTATGCCCTTCATGCCACAAGAAGATAGAGGGTGCTGGACGGGCAGATATGCCATTATTTGATCGCGTCAAACACCGATCACAACGGTCCCAATAA